In Pseudomonas sp. ADAK2, the genomic window GTGGCACCGACCGAAGACCCGACCTTGTCGCGTCTGACGTTGACCACGGTTGGTCATGACGAAGTGATTGAGCAGATCACCAAGAACCTGAACAAGCTGATCGAAGTGGTCAAATTGGTCGACCTGTCGGAGAGTGCTCACATCGAGCGCGAACTGATGCTGGTCAAGGTCAAGGCTACCGGCGCCCAGCGCGCCGAGATCAAGCGCACTACCGATATTTACCGTGGGCAGATCGTTGATGTCAGCGCCAGCGTGTATACCGTTCAATTGACCGGTACCAGCGACAAGCTCGACAGCTTCATTCAGTCCATCGGCACCGCATCGATTCTGGAAACCGTCCGTAGCGGCGTAACCGGTATCGCCCGCGGCGA contains:
- the ilvN gene encoding acetolactate synthase small subunit, with translation MRHIISLLLENEPGALSRVVGLFSQRNYNIESLTVAPTEDPTLSRLTLTTVGHDEVIEQITKNLNKLIEVVKLVDLSESAHIERELMLVKVKATGAQRAEIKRTTDIYRGQIVDVSASVYTVQLTGTSDKLDSFIQSIGTASILETVRSGVTGIARGDKVLSI